The following DNA comes from Cervus elaphus chromosome 8, mCerEla1.1, whole genome shotgun sequence.
AGCAGGGGGCGATGCTGAGCTCCTTGCAGCACCAGGAGGTGCTCTctcatgggggtggggagggaatgccttctgcctgcctcctgccctcCCAATCTCAGGATGTCCCCTGGAGATGTAGTGACAGTCCTGCCACCAGAAGAGAGCAGGGCAGCAGCTGGGAACAGAAGGGCTTTGAAGATCTAAAACCAAGCCACTCCTTCCCCAAACTTTGCAGAAATGGAGGCTCTCTTTCTAGGGCAAGTGCTCCCTGGGCCCTCACCTCCACCTCTCATTTCTGTCTCCCACTAGCCCCGTAGGAGTGGTATGAATGTCCCCACAGGAACTGGCATGCAAGAAACAAACACAAGCTTATAGTGAaagtagtgaaagtcactcagtcgtgtttgaccctttgcaaccccatggactatacagtccatggaattctccaggccagaatcctggagtggatagcctttcccttctccaggggatcttcccaacccaggggtcaaacccaggtttcccacactgcaggaggattctttaccagctgagctgccagggaaggccTTTCTTGAGGGCCACATCTCGTCGACCTCACGGGACCAAGGAGGTGACGAGCCACCAGATGACCACATGGGCATCAGGCAGGGAGGTAGGAAGGGTGAGCACTGGGGCTCGGGAATGTTCCTCTGTTTTCAGGGAAAGTGAAAGCCTGGCTTTGGGGGAGGGGAAAGCCCCAACTAGGTCCTCACCTGGCCCTGCTGACTCCCTCGGGGTCCCTGTAGCGCTGTCCTTCTGCATTGCTCCCGCCCTCACCACCTTTGGCCTTTGCTCAATGTCAGCCCCTCATCAGCCCCTCCCTGACCTCCTGATGTGAATcacacccccaccacacacacacacacacacacacactgtgcccCCACCTGCTAAGAGCTTCTCTTCCCACACGTATCACTCCTGTATCACACTTGAAACAGTTTTATTTCAGGgctgcttcctccctcccagcAGTGTGCGGCCTGTGTCCCCACCTCCAGCTCCCCCGCTGCTGCTCCTGGGATCCCCCAGCCTGGAAGGGGCACCGCGGCCACCCTCACAGCAGCCGAGGGACCTGGGACAAGTGTCCTCTCCTCTGTGTCGCTGTCCCCTCTCTGTAATGGTACCGCTGGGTTCCTAGGAGGGGCTGCTGAGGACTCTGTGTCGAGGGCCCCAAGACCGTCCTGGCCCTGGACGCCTCCTTGGCCGGCCAGGTGCCCACAGATTGGGTTCCAGGAGGACAGAGAGCCACAGCTCCCCAGAAGCAACAGCTCCCTGGAAGCCACACAACCAGAAGCCACACCTCCCAGAAGCCCCACCTCGGGTCTGGTAGGTCCTGGCCCCCTGGGGGACACCACTGGTGCCAGCCTGGTCCTCAGGCAGGGCTCTTAGGTCAGGAGAAAATACTGGGTGGTCTGAGCCCTGGTCTTTCCTGGGGTCTGGGGCAGATCTGCACAAAATCTGAGGCCACCAAGATGGGGTCACTGAGGACTGTGGGTATTACAGGATAGTCAAAACTCAGCTTCCAGGTGGTTCAGGTCCACTGAAAATTCCAGGCAGGGAATCAAGAGTTCCCTAGGCCTGGGCCGGTGGGGGGTCAGTGCAGGGCAGGcaccagcagctgcagcaggacCCCAACCAGCAGTGCCAGTGAGGATGGGCAGGCAGCCTGGTGGGCGGTGTCCATGGGGCTGGTGGGGGGCTGAGGGCGGCAGTCGGTGGTATAGGGCTCCACGCAGGCAGCAAAGGCCATGACATGCGCCACGAAGGTCTGCTCCTGCACACCATGCATCAGGTGTGCCCACGGGCCTCGTGCAAACACTGCCACGTCCTCACCGGCATGGGTCTCGCTCCCTAGGGGCACTGCCGCTTGCTGCTTGTAGCTGGGGCCCactggcaggagggagggggttcAGTGTGGGAAGGAGCTGGCCATGGCCTCGCCTGAGTTCCAGGCCTGAGTTCTCCCCTCTTGCCACCCTCTGCACCCCAGGGCCCACCCAATGCACTCACTGCTCTCGATTTCATCCACATCAGGTCGTAAGCCCCAGTACAGTTGGAATCCAGGGCCATTTCCATAAAGGAGGGAGGTGTAGGATCGACCGTCTTTGGCCTTGCCATCAGCCAGCCCTGCAGGGTGGAGGGGACCCCGTGATTACACTGACCCCAGTCTTTGGGGTGCCTCCTCTGTGCTGAGCCCAAGCACTTCTTGCCTGCTCACTGACTTACTCCTCACCAGAACTCAGAAGAGCAGTTGGTAATAATATTCCTGCACTTGGCAGATAAGGGGACTGGCTCAGAGCATGTTGTGCCAGGTAAGTTAGGGGCAAGGACCTGCCACTGTCTGTGGGATTACCGAAAATGGAGGTCCCACGAAGTGGGTAGCCACCAAAAGTGAAGACATGGGAGTGGTCGGCGGTGACAAGGGTCAGTGTGTCTGCTTCACTGGTGAGCTGGCTAGCCTTGGCGATGGCATTGTCGAACATGACCGCCTCCGTCAGTGCCCAATAAGCTATGCTTTCATGGTGACCGTGGTCAATGCGGCCTCCTGCAAGAAGGTCATGTGGAAGGTGGGTGATGCCAAAACCACCCTGAGTGCCACACCTTTCCCCTCTGATCTGCAAGGAGCTGCTACTCACCCTCCACGAAGAGGAAGAAGCCCCGAGGATTTCTGCTGAGCACACGCACGGCTGCCTCCGTCATCTCCTCCAGGGATGGGTCCATGGTGTAGTCTCGGTAGAAGTCATAGATCATGTCTCCTGGCTCAAAGAGGCCTGTGGGAAATGGGACCAGTGGTGACCTGCAAGCTGGGGATGGGAATGGGGGGCCTGTGGCACCCTTCCTGGGGAGGccagtgggggagggtggggtcgTTACCCATGAGGTGTGTTACACTGAAGTCGGTGGATGCCTGAAGGAGCGCCGTGCGGTTCCACACATACTGGGCTCCCTGGGAGGGGCAGAACCAGGCCTCAGCCCATAGCCTGACACCCCAGGCCCGGCCCCGCTGTACCCCCGCGCCCGTGAGCCCCCATCACCTGGTGTTTGGCCTGCCACTCCTGCACCAGGTTCCGCTTGTCCTTCCGGATTCCGTTCTGTCTGCTATTTCTTGGGTATTCAGGGTCTGGGGTCCCCTCAGGAAACATGTACCTTCGGCCTCCACCCAGGATCACCTGGGACCAGAGATTAGGGCAGGTGGGTTTGGGGCTGGCCTTTGGCTCTACCTTCACACAGCCCCTAACTCTATCCACCAGGTCTGTGGAGTGGCCTGTCCCCACCTGTACCTCCTACATGGTTACCTCCCCCCATTCCGGCAAGCACACAGAGACTTTTGCAAGACCCCAGGCTGTAGGTTGCCTGGGACTGGTACATGTGTTCTACTGTCTCTTCCCAGCCCTGCCCTTAGCCCCTCATGTCACAACTCACGTCGATATCCATGTTGTAGACCATCTGTGTGGCGATGTCCTGGCAGCCCTCCTTCTTGGCCCCGGCAGACATTTGAGCATCCGAATACCAGTTACGGTTCACCGTGTGTGCATAGGCCCCGGCTGGGGAGGCGTGCTGTACCCTGGTGGTGGTCACCACTCCCACTGACTTCCCTGAGGGTGGCAGAGGTCACGGTGGGCCACCGAGGTCTCTGAGCCTGTCCCTGCCCAGGAAGCTGACCCCCAAGCCCACCTGCTTTCTTGGCCCGGTTCATCACAGACGTGACCTCATTCCCACGTGTCGTGTTGCATTGGTTGTAGCGGGCGGCTGCACTTACACCAATGACCTTCATACGGGTCTTGACCCCACACAGGTAGGCGGTGGCCGTGCCTGCGCTGTCTGGTACATCTCTGTCCACGTTGTATGTCTGGGGGCAGAGATGCCTTCAGCTCTGCTGGGGTAGACACCCAGCTCCTGACCCAGGCCCTGGGCCCATCCTCACAGCCCCCGGCCCCCTATCTCAGATCCCAACCCTCCTGGGGCTTTCCCCCTACCCTGCTCCCTAGGCCCACACCCACCCCTCCAGTGTAGACCACCCTGAGGTCACTTGGCCCTTACCTTGGACAGAGCCATGTAGGGGAACTGATCCATGGCCAGGGGTGTCTCAGGTCCCAGCTTACCATTCATCTGCCCCTTTAGGATCCGAGTGGCTGTCACCGTGGAAACCCCCATTCCTGAAGGTACACACTGTGTCAGGTCTGAGTCCCTGGGGCCAGCCTGGGTCAGCCAGCAGCCCAGGGTTCCAGGACTGTGGGGGGACAGGGGGTGGACCAGCTTAGCGCGCTCACCATCCCCCAAGAAGAGGATGACATTCTTGGCGGCTGTCTGGATGGGCTGCAGCTTCTTAGCCACATCAAGTGCCTGGGCTGCCTGGCGGTTCCAGAAGGCAGGGTCTTCCTCCTCAACTGCCCAAGGGGAGAGTGGAGGTCAGGTGAGCCTGGGGCCGCCCCCTGTGAGTGGGGGGCTTCAGGAGCTGCCTGATTACCTGGGACGAGGCCGAGGGAGAGCTGTAGCCGcaggcccagcagcagcagcacgcaGGCCCCCTGCATGGCTGTGTGATGGCGGAGGGTCAGGATGGGACCTGGGGAGGCCGGGTCTCGGGCAAGGCTGGGACACCAGGTACCAGGTCAGTACTAGCTGCCTGGGCTTAAATCTGGGGAGGTTATGGTTGCCTGTTGTAAAATCTCCGTGTCCCTCCCAGTGCCCCGGGTGGCCACACCCTGCCCCTCACCTGCCCTATGACTTTGACCCCTGTTGCCAGGGGGATGT
Coding sequences within:
- the LOC122698537 gene encoding intestinal-type alkaline phosphatase-like, with amino-acid sequence MQGACVLLLLGLRLQLSLGLVPVEEEDPAFWNRQAAQALDVAKKLQPIQTAAKNVILFLGDGMGVSTVTATRILKGQMNGKLGPETPLAMDQFPYMALSKTYNVDRDVPDSAGTATAYLCGVKTRMKVIGVSAAARYNQCNTTRGNEVTSVMNRAKKAGKSVGVVTTTRVQHASPAGAYAHTVNRNWYSDAQMSAGAKKEGCQDIATQMVYNMDIDVILGGGRRYMFPEGTPDPEYPRNSRQNGIRKDKRNLVQEWQAKHQGAQYVWNRTALLQASTDFSVTHLMGLFEPGDMIYDFYRDYTMDPSLEEMTEAAVRVLSRNPRGFFLFVEGGRIDHGHHESIAYWALTEAVMFDNAIAKASQLTSEADTLTLVTADHSHVFTFGGYPLRGTSIFGLADGKAKDGRSYTSLLYGNGPGFQLYWGLRPDVDEIESMGPSYKQQAAVPLGSETHAGEDVAVFARGPWAHLMHGVQEQTFVAHVMAFAACVEPYTTDCRPQPPTSPMDTAHQAACPSSLALLVGVLLQLLVPALH